The Branchiostoma lanceolatum isolate klBraLanc5 chromosome 3, klBraLanc5.hap2, whole genome shotgun sequence DNA segment acGTTGGCTTCAAATGATCTTAGTACAAACTAATCGTAATCGTAAGCCAGTTAGAGTGTACACAATCTGTATGTAGCTATAATGAGCATTTAAAAGGTTAAATTCAGTTTACAAAATGGGGAAGTAGAATTTACATCTAGTAGGGATTGAAGTGTCGACAACTCTtgctaaggcccccattccacacACAAGgctgcgctctcactgcgataTAAATGGGATTCATGAAACCCTTGACTTAATAACtggaatgtcatgcaaaatataaaagtatggTTGAATAGACAAGGAAAACAAAGCggaaaaatatcattttatttatctatgaaattcggcgagcgCTCTGTTACATGTTAgatcgcagagagcgcgcggcgagtgTGCCGTCTatgtggaatgggggtattacctACAGACACGGCAGTCGACGATTCCGTTCTAATATTTGACTGTCTTATGTCCTTTTTATTGTTCCTAGATACCGACTTACTCGCCTATATGAGATTCTGTTCACCAACCAACATGTGTGTCAGGTACCTGACGACATGGTCAAAATGTTAAAGGAGATGAACGCAGTATCATCGCAGGTATTTGACCCTAACAGACTTATCGttggtaaatgcagaaatatttgcggggatttaatttcgcggtagggaggaaatggagcgTTCTCGGTggtttgagttcgcatttgaagcAATGATGGCGCTAAATTCACACAATGGAAATATTTCTGTGGTGATTtggcggtaaagagttcaccgcgaaaaccgcgaacataaaaccatcgcaaacattccTGCATTTAGAGTACATCCTAAAGACGAAGAATATCTTTGCTTTTATTCTATCCAAATCTGTCCCGGCTCGTTTATTTATCAGCCATGAAAAATCATGTTGTTCATATCCTGTTGGTATATACGGTCTTCTTACTAGGTTCAAGGAATAAGCTCAAAGCTGAGAGAATGAAATCGAGATCCTACTTTCATGCTTTCACACTTTTAACCTCGCCATGGCGGTTATACTGTACGGCTATTACGGTCACTAACGGTTACGgtgccttttttgtgtgtggatgcGTTTGTGGTGGGTGTACATCCCTTTAATTGCGAACTGCGTAAATCGAGAAGTCAAAATGGTTTGTATGATATATAGTACATGGTTTGTCGGAAAACGTTCGATTATGGACCTTCCAGCGACTTTACAACGTAGTGCAGCGGAACATCcggttttcatattttttactCTTAAAATGTGATGGAGATGGTATGTTTAAGTCGCGTGGGTTCTTTTGATAGTAGATATAAAATTAATATTGTAGAATAAATTTAATCGGATGAAAACAATGCACAGGCAATGATCAAAGGTTTAATTTCTTCAGCAACTTTACTTCTTATCTCGTTCCTTTACAGGCTCCTAGCCTCGGGACGCAGTTTCGGAAGGAAGTTGAATCGCACCCTGCCATGGCACCGCTCGTGTTGAAAGAAGACCCTGAGATTTATGAAGAACTGGACGGGCGCGTGTCCATCCTCGTCTCGGAATACAACGCTATTTGCGAGGGTGCTAACACCGACAGGTTCGACAGTTCTCTGAGAAAGGTGTACAAGACATCGCCTATCACCGAATCGTACTTAGTGGACGGTAGAGACTACATTCTTGCAAAGTTCGTGGACGGTACAGTAGCGTACTTGAAAGTTGTCGGCGGTGAGATGCGAGAGGACGTGGATGGGTATGTGGTTAATGGAGGCCTAGCCGAGCTGGTAGCGTATCATCTAGACCGTTTGCTCGGGATGGGTCGAGTGGCTGTCGCCGCAGCACGACGGTTGCGACTGGACGAAACTGTCCCGATAAACGGCGTCATTAACGAGAAATGGGAGGTTTTGGAAGACTTCGATGGTAAAAAAGATACGCTGGGGCGGTACCTTACAGATGCTGAAGCAAAGACGACATCTAGAAGCATACAGTGGATAGCGCGCCATCTTCAGAAGAGTCAACATGAAGTTTATCTTTCTCTTGATGTTGTAGTTGTGGGGAAAGTGAAGTCCCCAAAAGAAAATGTAGAGTTACATCCACAAGTCCGAGAATTCTTCAAGCATAGTGCAGACTTTGTTAATCTCGAAAACGTTGGAGTGACAAGACAGATGTTACGGGATTTGGCtaatatttttgtgtttgatTTCTTAATTCATAATCCTACAAGAAAAAATCTGGCTATCTCGGAGTTACGTTTTGTGACTGACGGTAACGATAAAGCATTTTGGCCGGACGTTTCAATCAAAGCATGCGACGCCATTTTGAGATGCCCTGCATTGCTTCAACCCGAAGGTACCCGAGCATCGACGGAGAAACACGACGCATGCCCGAAGATCTGTCCGAATACTGACGTGATTCCTTCGGACCAATTCGTGAACTGTCGTTTTACAGTGCAAACTTTTTCCACACTTAAACGCTTTAACGTAGGCAAGGGATATGACCGACTTCTCTCGTCTAAACTACGACAATCTCTTATGAATGAGACGATTGATATCGATTCGTTCAAATCTTACTTTGGGAAAGCTAACTTATATGAAGGGTTGGGCGCTAGGTTTTTTCGGTTAACACAACATATGAAGAAATGCATGGTCAGATTTGGTAATGGAATCTTCATATGATATCAAGCGAAACTTGAAGATAAACACTTTCGGGCGTTGCCTCTATATATCgatgactgattgattgattggtatcATGTTGCTGCTACTGGTAAATATTGTTGTGACgacacaatgtacatttgaCTTTGTCTCCATATCTGTTTTAACAGACCTTACTGCAAAACTCCATTagatgtacagtgtacatgtctTCCGATCTGTAGGTAAATTAGGACGCCATGTTCTTGTTCCTCTTCATGACATCATTGGAGCACAATGTGTTGACCCAAATGctacttgcccccctccccctcacctTTTGATGGTTTGCATTTGCGCTATCAACTGTTGTAAAAGAGTATGAAAAGACCATCACTTTTCACCaatgactgtttcaatgtgtaaATGTAATAGATACATACATCTATAAACGCCATGCAGCGTTTGAATCATCTTTCAGAGAGATTGTCTGTCATTTTGGCTACAAAACATGAATGATGACATATTTGGTGAAGAAGGCTAGCTCTGTTCTTTGTTTATCAAGCTTGAACTTGCTAGGTGCTGCAGTacagtgtttttatttcaaatgtCACGTCAATTTAGAACAAGACTTTTAGACCGTCCCATGATAAGCCACTCCAGAGAGTGATGCATTTTCGATGAAACTAACCGTTGAGGCCCTGTCCATTCCTTATCCATATGCTCGGGGCGTTAAACTTTGACATTTACCCGCAATGCATCACGCTGCACATTCGCACCTCGAAGTGTGAACTAGCTTATGATCGATAGAGTCATAGCCCTCCTTAACCAAATTTACAAAATTAAGTTATAAAGGCAGGTAATTAAAAGAtgaaacacactttgaaggcaGAAAAAAGGACCATCAGTTTGCAAGTTTGATATCTACTTTATTCATCCATCAAACTTCTTTCTGTGACTTTGAACAATAAAAAGGACCCGATGATTTTGACACGTGACGTATGTGCTCATGTTAACATCGTATCGTATGTCACGTGTCCTTGATCGTCATTGGCATGCAAgtaaacgacccgtccgtgaaCTCTGACCCGGTTGGTCAAACTGTCGTCCATCGGATGTCCTCAGGTTGGGTCCTCGTTTGCTTCAGGTAAAGGCAAGTGGCCTGGGCAAGAAAGGAGAAGAGAAGCGGTAAGCATCATGGCTATTGAGATATTGCGCTGTCAGTGGTAACTTTAGCCTGGTTCATGCACTAAACGTTTAGCATCGAATGAATATTAGTACTTCATACCTACCGGTACCTTTTCCCCATTCCACGACCAGATAAGGTCGAGGGACTAGGCAGGTAGGTTGTTTtagaaatgtttgttgtttcagATCTCTATTTCATATTGCCGTTCACATGAAGCATGTCTGCCCAACAAGtccaatgccccccccccctcttcacAGCCATCAAAAATCACAGACTATTCTATCAATGTTTACAACGACGGATAACTTCGAATATCTAAAATTTCCCCCAAAGCACAAAGGAAACACCATGAAATTGCAAAagcaaaagtttacaaatgacGGTACGCGGTGAGACAAAAGAAACTATCTGATACGTCTTGGTCCCTGCTACACTAGAGAGCGCCCCTACCTTACAAAGTGTGTCCGTATCTACGTCAGAAGTCCTCCTGTTCGTACAGCCGATCCAGAAACTCAGCGACAGGGTCGCGCCTCCACTTCTGCTGGGACTGGCTGTACATATCGCCTTCCGTCATCGCCCTGTTGGGAACGGAAAACGATTATAACGTACACTATGCAGCAGCGCCGCCTTGCTGTTTTGTTTACACTGCAATGGATGTTCGAAACCGTTTGAAAATGGCATCTATAGTGCAGGGGGTGAGAGTGAAGATTGGTATTATCCCTAGTAGTGCCACTCTGGGCTAAGAGCTTCACAATTACTTCAATTTGCACAGCGCAAGTTTTTTTGGTTAAAAACCGTGATCATGAAGTGGTCACGATTTCTTTTAAGCCGTCAAAGAGTGCACCTTTGAGATATGAAGATAAAAGCGTGGGGGAGTATTGTACCTTTTATATGACAGAGGATACAAAGGTTAGAGTAATTGAAGGACTAGTAAAGAGAGATCTAAGAGCTTTAATCCACACAGGACACACATAGGAGATAATAAGTTCCAGTCCACGGGCAGTAGCCTTATACATTAGATGCAGTGCTAGTGAGACAATTGTGGTGATGTCTTAACGCGCTGCCACATTCGCCGTGGCGCAAAGTGCAAAACGATCATTGTGACATCAGGCGTGACTTGGTGCATCTTGTGCAGTCAATGCTAGAATTTGTGTTTTACTAGTGTGGGTATTTTGATTTGATTCGATTTGATCCCTTTGGTGCATGATGATTGACGTGAGTTTGTGAACGGTGCTCCACTCAGTGCAGGCCGGACTCCGGCTACCTGGTCGTCAGGATGGCCATCAAAAGCTTACGGGCCTCGGACTCCTCACGCCCGATGGGCGGCTGGTCCACCAGCCCCTGGTCTGTCAAAGCCCGTCGCTTTCTGCTAGCCACGCCCTCTGCTGCGGAGCGCTTGGCCACTCCGCCCGATCGCTTCCCGACAGCCTGTTCCAGGAGGTCCTTGATGTACTGGCGGGCCTCGGCCTGTTCAAGCCGGGAGGCCAGCGCGCTAGTGACCCCCTGGTCCCCAAGCTGGCGCTTGGAGGCTTGCAGTTCCTCCTGCGCAGCTGGACTGAACCTTTTCCCGATGG contains these protein-coding regions:
- the LOC136429915 gene encoding uncharacterized protein, translated to MMFGFPFFGPFKYRGQFQPFHSAKQHPPERRQREATFASKTTLLLTKVRQQVKTTTMRCGLSWLLLLLTYTLVLLAVTALPTGDSTLARDRRALGDQGFTSDLASKLSEAEARRMIQNLMAQAIGKRFSPAAQEELQASKRQLGDQGVTSALASRLEQAEARQYIKDLLEQAVGKRSGGVAKRSAAEGVASRKRRALTDQGLVDQPPIGREESEARKLLMAILTTRAMTEGDMYSQSQQKWRRDPVAEFLDRLYEQEDF